The following proteins come from a genomic window of Carassius auratus strain Wakin chromosome 18, ASM336829v1, whole genome shotgun sequence:
- the LOC113118702 gene encoding G protein-activated inward rectifier potassium channel 4-like, which yields MAGDSRVHMDHDMEIGVTPREQVKKLPKHLREAQIPTDRTHLISDPVKKPRQRYVQKDGKCNVHHGNVQETYRYLSDLFTTLVDLRWRLSFFIFTLVYVVNWLFFGFLWWLIALIRGDLLHADEEGWTPCVENLNSFVSAFLFSIETETTIGYGYRVITEKCPEGIILLLVQAILGSIVNAMMVGCMFVKISQPKNRAETLMFSHKAVISVRDNKMCLMFRVGDLRNSHIVEASIRAKLIRSQQTKEGEFIPLNQTDINIGFDTGDDRLFLVSPLIISHEINEKSPFWEMSRAQMEKEEFEIVVILEGMVEATGMTCQARSSYLDSEVLWGYRFTPVLSLEKGFYEVDYNNFHDIYETNTPTYSAKELSARLKESPLLPHLPLLSPDLRQHTDPFSTQTTRDEREKDGEKPAEANNGSATRLEENPAPN from the exons ATGGCAGGAGATTCTCGCGTCCACATGGACCACGACATGGAGATAGGAGTGACTCCAAGAGAG CAGGTGAAGAAACTCCCCAAGCACCTGAGGGAAGCACAAATCCCCACGGATCGCACCCACCTCATCTCTGATCCTGTTAAGAAACCCCGCCAGCGCTACGTACAGAAAGACGGCAAGTGCAATGTTCATCACGGAAACGTTCAAGAGACCTATCGTTATCTCAGTGACCTCTTCACAACACTGGTTGACTTACGTTGGCGCCTCAGTTTCTTCATTTTCACCTTGGTCTACGTGGTCAACTGGCTCTTCTTTGGGTTTTTGTGGTGGCTTATTGCGCTAATTAGAGGAGATCTTCTACACGCAGATGAAGAGGGCTGGACACCTTGTGTTGAAAACCTCAACAGCTTTGTCTCGGCTTTTCTCTTTTCCATCGAAACCGAGACCACCATTGGCTATGGCTATCGTGTCATCACGGAGAAGTGCCCAGAAGGGATTATACTTCTACTGGTGCAGGCCATCTTGGGCTCCATTGTCAATGCCATGATGGTGGGCTGCATGTTTGTAAAGATCTCACAGCCCAAGAACCGAGCAGAGACACTGATGTTCTCCCACAAGGCCGTGATCTCGGTGAGGGACAACAAGATGTGCCTGATGTTCAGAGTGGGTGACCTGCGGAATTCGCACATTGTGGAAGCGTCAATCCGTGCCAAGCTCATTCGTTCTCAGCAGACGAAGGAGGGCGAGTTCATACCGCTCAACCAGACGGACATCAACATTGGCTTTGACACAGGAGACGATCGCCTCTTCCTGGTATCACCTCTCATTATCTCCCACGAGATCAATGAGAAGAGTCCCTTCTGGGAGATGTCCCGGGCACAGATGGAGAAGGAAGAGTTTGAGATTGTCGTCATCTTGGAGGGCATGGTCGAAGCTACAG GCATGACGTGCCAAGCGCGCAGCTCCTACCTGGACTCGGAAGTGCTGTGGGGATACCGCTTCACCCCGGTGCTTTCTCTGGAAAAGGGCTTCTACGAAGTCGACTACAATAACTTCCACGACATTTACGAGACCAACACCCCAACCTATAGCGCTAAAGAACTGTCCGCTCGATTAAAAGAGAGTCCGCTCCTCCCTCACCTGCCGCTCCTCAGCCCCGACCTCAGGCAGCACACAGACCCCTTCTCCACCCAAACCACACGGGACGAGCGGGAGAAGGACGGCGAGAAGCCTGCGGAGGCCAACAACGGTTCTGCCACCCGCTTGGAGGAGAACCCTGCTCCGAATTGA